From Deferrisoma camini S3R1, the proteins below share one genomic window:
- a CDS encoding radical SAM protein — protein MELKVIEIFSSIQGESHWAGYPCTFVRLAGCNLRCSYCDTAYAWEGGTPMGVEEVLRAVDREGQGTVEVTGGEPLCQPGAPALLEALLEAGRRVLLETNGSLPLEPVPPGVHIVMDLKTPGSGMVDRNRWENLERLGPGDEIKVVCADRADYDWAVAEIARRNLWGRVRVSLSPVWGRLDPAELARWMLADRLDARLQVQLHRILWPGRDRGV, from the coding sequence GTGGAACTGAAGGTGATCGAGATCTTCTCCAGCATCCAGGGCGAGTCCCACTGGGCGGGGTACCCCTGCACCTTCGTGCGGCTGGCCGGGTGCAACCTGCGCTGCTCTTACTGTGACACCGCCTACGCCTGGGAAGGGGGAACCCCCATGGGGGTGGAGGAGGTGCTCCGGGCCGTGGACCGGGAGGGGCAGGGCACGGTGGAGGTCACCGGCGGGGAGCCGCTGTGCCAGCCGGGGGCGCCGGCCCTGCTGGAGGCCCTGCTCGAGGCCGGCCGACGGGTGCTGCTCGAGACCAACGGCAGCCTGCCCTTGGAGCCCGTACCCCCTGGGGTGCACATCGTGATGGACCTGAAGACCCCGGGATCGGGAATGGTGGATCGGAACCGGTGGGAGAACCTGGAGCGGCTCGGCCCGGGGGACGAGATCAAGGTGGTGTGCGCCGACCGGGCCGACTACGACTGGGCCGTGGCCGAGATCGCCCGCCGAAACCTGTGGGGCCGGGTGCGGGTGAGCCTGTCGCCCGTGTGGGGCCGCCTCGACCCGGCCGAACTGGCGCGGTGGATGCTCGCCGACCGCCTGGACGCCCGCCTCCAGGTGCAGCTCCACCGCATCCTGTGGCCCGGCCGGGACCGGGGGGTGTGA
- a CDS encoding Wadjet anti-phage system protein JetD domain-containing protein has translation MKAPASRENEIRQAAEAFLSAVERARRRTFALADLEAHVQAALGPEAYVEAGEYQALAAVVQALVDEDRIAPIRARGPNGRNPPLYRGYRLAPARPPEAPAADLVGQHPRIDRAGLRRLGGQDAGMVRAVSEYLFAHPGRSDRPAVPRNERSLEIFGDEKFLERRPGFLRALGLEPADIHALEVREPFFHRRFDPPGPEALVLENLATFWSVCRVLESEAAWRWGPRPALVIYGEGKKILRSIGFLEVFPEVERVAYFGDLDPEGVGILAGLREREPRCVPAEPLYRGLLRQQRRARPLKRAPGRVDGKEAFAGCGDLAERVEDLFARGRWLPQEALGLEALLGDVPGKPCQAPSGPSRDWKLETRN, from the coding sequence ATGAAGGCCCCAGCAAGCAGAGAAAACGAGATCCGGCAAGCCGCCGAGGCGTTCCTGTCCGCGGTCGAGCGGGCCAGGCGCCGCACGTTCGCCCTGGCCGACCTGGAGGCCCACGTGCAGGCCGCCCTGGGGCCGGAGGCCTACGTGGAGGCCGGGGAGTACCAGGCCTTGGCCGCGGTGGTGCAGGCCCTGGTGGACGAGGATCGCATCGCCCCCATCCGAGCCCGGGGCCCCAACGGCCGCAACCCGCCCCTGTACCGCGGCTACCGGCTGGCGCCGGCCCGCCCCCCCGAGGCGCCCGCCGCGGATCTGGTGGGCCAGCACCCCCGCATCGACCGGGCCGGGCTCCGGCGCCTGGGCGGCCAGGACGCCGGCATGGTGCGGGCCGTGTCCGAGTACCTGTTCGCCCACCCCGGCCGCTCGGACCGGCCGGCGGTGCCCCGCAACGAGCGAAGCCTCGAGATCTTCGGGGACGAGAAGTTCCTGGAGAGGCGCCCCGGGTTCCTCCGGGCCCTGGGCCTCGAGCCCGCCGACATCCACGCCCTGGAGGTGCGCGAGCCGTTCTTCCACCGGCGGTTCGACCCGCCCGGGCCCGAGGCGTTGGTTCTGGAGAACCTGGCCACGTTCTGGTCGGTGTGCCGGGTGCTGGAGTCGGAGGCCGCCTGGCGATGGGGTCCCCGGCCGGCCCTGGTGATCTACGGCGAGGGCAAGAAGATCCTGCGGTCCATCGGGTTTCTGGAGGTCTTTCCCGAGGTGGAGCGGGTGGCCTACTTCGGCGACCTGGACCCGGAAGGGGTCGGGATCCTGGCGGGGCTGCGCGAGCGGGAGCCCCGATGCGTGCCGGCCGAACCGCTCTACCGGGGGCTCCTCCGGCAGCAGCGCCGGGCCCGGCCGCTCAAGCGAGCCCCCGGCCGGGTCGATGGGAAGGAGGCGTTCGCCGGGTGCGGGGATCTGGCGGAACGGGTGGAGGATCTGTTCGCCCGGGGACGGTGGCTCCCCCAGGAGGCCCTGGGGCTGGAGGCGCTTCTTGGAGATGTACCTGGGAAGCCCTGTCAGGCCCCTTCGGGGCCGTCTAGAGACTGGAAACTAGAGACTAGAAACTAG
- a CDS encoding putative nucleotidyltransferase substrate binding domain-containing protein: protein MAARRAGSALVEEAGVLRGILTEKDLVGKVLARGRDPDTTPVEAVMSAPVIRVAPDTYVYKALGVMGRHRIRHLPVAEGERVLGVVSMRELLPLLTRGTLELVESIEAAETLDDLRRARDEAVRVCVGLVDEGLAGDEVARALSHLHRDIHRRALELTIGKLEEEGWGRPPVRFCFIVMGSHGRGENHLATDQDHGMILADYPASDWGRVEPYFMELGHRVSAALEAVGFPACRGHVMSRNPVWRKPAGEWRRQVQGWFDRPGSVAVRYSTLFYDFAPIWGDATLAHELRRFLLQGVRRNFHLLQSLYGEAARHRVPLTWFKAFVTERKGPHRGELDLKRSGLLFVAECARILALRHGVGETSTIGRLQALADRGAVPAEEAEFVQTAYRTMLFFLLRAQARALAAGRPPDTYLNPSALPIQERYLLRHALEAAGRLQDLVRASFGGVLGA from the coding sequence ATGGCCGCACGGCGGGCCGGGTCGGCGCTGGTGGAGGAGGCCGGCGTCCTGCGCGGCATCCTCACCGAGAAGGACCTGGTGGGCAAGGTCCTGGCCCGGGGCCGTGACCCGGACACCACGCCGGTGGAGGCCGTGATGTCGGCCCCGGTGATCCGCGTGGCCCCGGACACCTATGTGTACAAGGCCCTGGGGGTGATGGGCCGGCACCGCATCCGGCACCTGCCGGTCGCCGAGGGCGAACGGGTGCTGGGGGTGGTGTCCATGCGGGAGCTGCTGCCCCTGCTCACCCGTGGCACCCTGGAGCTGGTGGAGTCGATCGAGGCGGCCGAGACCCTGGACGACCTGCGCCGGGCCCGGGACGAGGCCGTACGGGTGTGCGTGGGGCTGGTGGACGAGGGGCTCGCCGGCGACGAGGTGGCCCGGGCGCTCTCCCACCTCCACCGCGACATCCACCGCCGGGCCCTGGAGCTCACGATCGGAAAGTTGGAGGAGGAAGGGTGGGGGCGGCCGCCGGTGCGGTTCTGCTTCATCGTGATGGGCAGCCACGGCCGGGGCGAGAACCACCTGGCCACCGACCAGGACCACGGCATGATCCTGGCCGACTACCCTGCCTCCGACTGGGGGCGGGTGGAGCCCTACTTCATGGAGCTGGGCCACCGGGTGTCGGCCGCGCTCGAGGCCGTGGGGTTCCCGGCCTGCCGGGGTCACGTGATGAGCCGGAATCCCGTGTGGCGCAAGCCCGCGGGCGAGTGGCGGCGGCAGGTGCAGGGCTGGTTCGACCGGCCCGGCTCCGTTGCCGTGCGGTACTCCACCCTGTTCTACGACTTCGCGCCGATCTGGGGGGACGCCACCCTGGCCCACGAGCTCCGGCGGTTCCTGCTGCAGGGGGTCCGCCGGAACTTCCACCTGCTCCAGAGCCTGTACGGGGAGGCTGCGCGGCACCGGGTGCCGCTGACCTGGTTCAAGGCGTTCGTGACCGAGCGCAAGGGCCCCCACCGGGGCGAGCTGGATCTCAAACGCTCGGGGCTCCTGTTCGTGGCCGAGTGCGCCCGGATCCTGGCCCTGCGCCACGGGGTGGGCGAGACCTCGACCATCGGCCGGCTGCAGGCCCTGGCCGACCGGGGCGCCGTCCCGGCCGAGGAGGCCGAGTTCGTGCAGACCGCGTACCGGACGATGCTGTTCTTCCTGCTCCGCGCCCAGGCCCGCGCCCTGGCCGCGGGCCGGCCGCCCGACACCTACCTGAACCCCTCGGCCCTGCCGATCCAGGAGCGCTACCTGCTGCGCCACGCCCTCGAGGCCGCCGGCCGGCTCCAGGACCTGGTGCGCGCGAGCTTCGGGGGCGTGCTCGGGGCCTGA
- a CDS encoding ATP-binding protein — protein MTRTFWVALLGLGYVLGLFALAYAADRARERGRSPVDHPLVYSLSLAVYCTEWTFYGSVGRAASKGMGFLPIYLGPTLVFFLAPLALGKMVGYCRARGITTLPDLLEELYGKGATLGTLATFILVAGVTPYIGLQLKAVGQTFDLLTGRVAGGGLAHDAAFWAALGLATFAVLFGARTLVVSERHEGMVAAVAFESAVKLGAFLVLGIYITWGIGGGLRSVFGRALEHPELREILVIGPRTTVPEWITLSLLSMVAVVLLPRQFHMLVVENVRERHLRQASWIFPSYLLLMNLFVLPVALVGLLAHAPGPPDSFMISLPLSRGHTGLAALAFLGGFSAAASMVIVSSVALATMILHHPGIALLGKLSPTLGTETRRDLSRQLLTAKRLFIFGVVLLGYGFYRWIGESQTLVNIGLLSFSAVTQFAPAVLLGLVWKGRTRSGALTGLTLGFGVWAYTLLLPTFVGSGWMDPGILDRGPWGIAALRPHALFGLEGLDPWSHALVWSLVFNLGGFLAVSLFAGGRRGGQAPAVPVGWVSREDVVGLLTRFVGPAKAREVMVSLPPRAGPQTLVEAAERCLASALGTPSARMILQSFLAWPRDQAVEILDVFGRVSRTLAQSREALERQLRELLVLHEAAGLMSRSLDIDAVLSGVLSLIHREFGFEYLAVRLLDDDGKLRIRAHVGLNPAYVALSAVPPSEESYFGTCFLRGEPVVLEDARNVDKPIFFGQLTQDVPVTALIHAPMIHEGKPMGVLTAYGTRGPMHFTEEFVSLFCALANQLGMAVANARLYQEVQAYSQAMEEKVRQRTAELEAANVRLREIDRLKSEFLSTVSHELRTPLTSIRSFSEILLKYGVDDPEKRREFLQIIQQEAERLTRMINELLDLSKIEAGRVEFHVEAVDLRAAIDKAVEVARPLFEEKGVGARISVEEGLPPVAADPDRLQQVLANLLSNAVKFSPQGGTIWIGAVSGRDEAVVSVADEGPGIPSDRLDEVFERYAQIRDPQKSHPLGTGLGLAISREIVQRLGGRIWAESRPGTGATFSFTVPFVKAVTGEG, from the coding sequence ATGACCCGTACGTTCTGGGTCGCCCTCCTCGGTCTCGGCTACGTGCTCGGGCTGTTCGCCCTGGCTTACGCGGCCGACCGTGCCCGGGAGCGGGGCCGCAGCCCGGTGGACCACCCCCTGGTCTACAGCCTGTCCCTCGCCGTGTACTGCACGGAGTGGACCTTCTACGGAAGCGTGGGCCGGGCCGCATCCAAGGGCATGGGGTTCCTGCCCATCTATCTGGGGCCGACCTTGGTGTTCTTTCTGGCGCCCCTGGCCCTCGGAAAGATGGTTGGGTACTGCCGGGCCCGGGGCATCACCACCCTGCCCGACCTTCTGGAGGAGCTCTACGGCAAGGGTGCCACCCTGGGCACCTTGGCCACCTTCATCCTGGTGGCCGGGGTCACCCCCTACATCGGCCTCCAGCTCAAAGCCGTGGGCCAAACCTTCGACCTCCTGACCGGCCGGGTGGCGGGCGGGGGGCTGGCCCACGACGCGGCCTTCTGGGCGGCGCTGGGGCTCGCCACCTTTGCCGTTCTGTTCGGGGCCCGCACCCTGGTGGTGAGCGAGCGCCACGAGGGCATGGTGGCGGCCGTGGCGTTCGAGAGCGCGGTCAAGCTGGGAGCCTTCCTGGTGCTGGGGATCTACATCACCTGGGGCATCGGCGGGGGGCTCCGCAGCGTCTTCGGCCGGGCCCTGGAGCACCCGGAGCTCAGGGAGATCCTGGTCATCGGCCCCCGCACCACGGTCCCCGAGTGGATCACCCTGAGCCTGCTGTCCATGGTGGCCGTGGTGCTCCTGCCCCGGCAGTTCCACATGCTGGTGGTGGAGAACGTGCGCGAGCGCCACCTGCGCCAGGCCTCGTGGATCTTCCCGTCGTACCTGCTGCTCATGAACCTGTTCGTGCTGCCGGTGGCCCTGGTGGGGCTCCTGGCCCACGCGCCGGGGCCGCCCGACTCGTTCATGATCAGCCTGCCCCTGAGCCGGGGGCACACCGGCCTGGCCGCCCTGGCGTTCCTGGGCGGGTTCTCGGCCGCGGCCAGCATGGTGATCGTGTCGTCGGTGGCCCTGGCCACCATGATCCTCCACCATCCCGGCATCGCCCTGCTGGGCAAGCTCTCCCCGACCCTGGGCACCGAGACCCGCCGCGACCTGTCGCGCCAGTTGCTGACGGCCAAGCGGCTGTTCATCTTCGGCGTGGTACTCCTGGGCTACGGGTTCTACCGGTGGATCGGCGAGTCCCAGACCCTGGTGAACATCGGGCTCCTGTCGTTCTCGGCCGTGACCCAGTTCGCCCCGGCCGTGCTCCTGGGGCTGGTGTGGAAGGGCCGCACCCGATCCGGGGCCCTCACGGGTCTGACCCTGGGGTTCGGCGTGTGGGCCTACACCCTGCTGCTCCCCACCTTCGTGGGCTCCGGCTGGATGGACCCGGGCATCCTCGACCGGGGACCGTGGGGCATCGCCGCGCTGCGGCCCCACGCCCTGTTCGGCCTGGAGGGGCTCGACCCCTGGTCCCACGCCCTGGTGTGGAGCCTGGTGTTCAACCTGGGGGGATTCCTGGCGGTCAGCCTGTTCGCCGGGGGTCGCCGGGGTGGGCAGGCGCCGGCGGTTCCCGTGGGGTGGGTCAGCCGGGAGGACGTGGTGGGGCTCCTGACCCGGTTCGTGGGCCCGGCCAAGGCCCGGGAGGTCATGGTGAGCCTGCCCCCCCGGGCCGGGCCACAAACCCTGGTGGAGGCGGCCGAACGGTGCCTGGCCAGCGCCCTGGGCACCCCCTCGGCCCGGATGATCCTCCAGAGCTTCCTGGCCTGGCCCCGGGACCAGGCCGTGGAGATCCTCGACGTGTTCGGCCGGGTGTCGCGCACCTTGGCCCAGAGCCGTGAGGCCCTGGAGCGCCAACTGCGCGAGCTGCTGGTGCTCCACGAGGCGGCCGGCCTCATGTCCCGGAGCCTCGACATCGACGCCGTGTTGAGCGGGGTGCTCAGCCTGATCCATCGGGAGTTCGGGTTCGAGTACCTGGCGGTCCGGCTGCTGGACGACGACGGCAAGCTCCGAATCCGGGCCCACGTGGGGCTGAACCCGGCCTACGTGGCCCTGTCGGCCGTGCCGCCGTCGGAGGAGAGCTACTTCGGCACCTGCTTCCTGCGGGGGGAGCCGGTGGTGTTGGAGGACGCCCGCAACGTGGACAAGCCGATCTTCTTCGGCCAGCTCACCCAGGACGTGCCGGTCACGGCGCTGATCCACGCTCCCATGATCCACGAGGGCAAGCCCATGGGGGTGCTCACAGCCTACGGCACCCGGGGCCCCATGCACTTCACCGAGGAGTTCGTGAGCCTGTTCTGCGCCTTGGCCAACCAGCTCGGCATGGCCGTGGCCAACGCCCGGCTGTACCAGGAGGTTCAGGCCTACAGCCAGGCCATGGAGGAGAAGGTGCGCCAGCGCACGGCCGAGCTCGAGGCGGCCAACGTGCGGCTTCGGGAGATCGACCGGCTGAAGAGCGAGTTCCTGTCCACGGTGAGCCACGAGCTCAGAACCCCGCTCACCTCGATCCGGTCCTTCAGCGAGATCCTGCTGAAGTACGGGGTGGACGACCCGGAGAAGCGCCGGGAGTTCCTCCAGATCATCCAGCAGGAGGCCGAGCGGCTCACCCGCATGATCAACGAGCTGCTGGACCTTTCCAAGATCGAGGCCGGCCGGGTGGAGTTCCACGTGGAGGCCGTGGACCTGCGCGCGGCCATCGACAAGGCGGTGGAGGTGGCCCGGCCCCTGTTCGAGGAGAAAGGGGTGGGCGCGAGGATCTCGGTGGAGGAGGGGCTACCGCCCGTGGCGGCCGATCCCGATCGGCTCCAGCAGGTGCTGGCCAACCTGCTCTCCAACGCGGTCAAGTTCTCTCCGCAGGGGGGCACGATCTGGATCGGGGCCGTGAGCGGCCGGGATGAGGCCGTGGTGAGCGTGGCGGACGAGGGGCCCGGCATCCCGTCCGACCGGCTCGACGAGGTGTTCGAGCGCTACGCCCAGATCCGCGACCCCCAGAAGAGCCACCCCTTGGGCACGGGCCTGGGGCTCGCCATCTCCCGGGAGATCGTCCAGCGCCTGGGCGGCCGCATCTGGGCCGAGAGCCGCCCGGGCACCGGCGCCACCTTCTCGTTCACGGTGCCGTTCGTGAAGGCCGTGACGGGTGAGGGGTGA
- a CDS encoding 3'-5' exonuclease codes for MTPPAPAPRRTGVRRRMVAAFLGLAVVPFAAALSILFFVARYDVVEVRAGALARQAGMLAELLASRISSLTQAAAGVAGVPEVRAHVTRARELPPGWASTVRRVLPEVRRVWVEPAQPGMEEPGLRVSGALLHIRVPVFTLGGDPAATLVVEAGLDRLQHDLEWFRVGENGEAVWLGPNGERLAGTDEVPVPPPPLGKGWTRFEAKGHTYVAGTAPVPIGTPEPSGWTVALVQPISALLAPFYRVVGQLALLLVILAAAVLALAWRMADSFVRPLLRIRDGAEIVSRVNLGHRIEVDTGDELQDLAEAFNRMAESLSRSYRELENRVADTTRVLQEERNRLATVLRTMREGVVLANLAGEVVLMNPRARAVLESGPESPIGAPLSRLLPEDRTAFYVRRVRRRWDEGKEAQEEVVFPLERGGLLRGTLAGVPGPGGELAGFLLVFREAHLSPEEHRADETLMQMPELLKGPVATSQALLEALDRHPAMKPAQRERFLHALAEEATRMAERIRAAEEAAALLAGARWEMVPADPRNLLEEAVGLVPGAYVNLRDSDQTVPRVLVEPFLWVASLAAALRWLSERTTGWSPVDVSLEVSDEAVLTVLRIASGGSLSSEDLEQVGVAAKGEPPLPLGEAVRRNRGELWIRTGDEGAQEVCFGLERATRRLEEEPRPGILDDQPEFYDFDLFLPRPALEGPELLGTPLRDLEAVVLDTETTGLEPSKGDRIISLSAVKIRGGKVVAGSQFHTLVNPGRPIPAASSEFHGLRDEDVADAPPLAEVLPKFHAFVGSAVLVAHNAAFDKKFLDMGAREAGLPLLENPVLDTLFLSYGVHKDLEGHNLDAIAERLGVTIEGRHTSLGDARATAEIFLRLIPLLEARGIRTLGEAKAFCDRMLLLRWQSSRF; via the coding sequence ATGACCCCCCCTGCCCCGGCACCCCGGCGCACCGGCGTACGCCGCCGGATGGTCGCGGCGTTCCTGGGCCTGGCCGTGGTGCCGTTCGCGGCCGCCCTCTCCATCCTGTTCTTCGTGGCCCGTTACGACGTGGTCGAGGTGCGGGCCGGTGCCCTGGCCCGCCAGGCGGGCATGCTGGCCGAGCTGCTCGCCTCCCGCATCTCCTCCCTGACCCAGGCAGCCGCGGGCGTGGCAGGGGTGCCCGAGGTGCGCGCCCACGTCACCCGCGCCCGAGAGCTGCCCCCGGGCTGGGCCTCCACCGTGCGCCGGGTGCTGCCCGAGGTTCGGCGGGTGTGGGTCGAGCCGGCCCAGCCCGGCATGGAGGAGCCGGGCCTGAGGGTGTCCGGCGCCCTCCTGCACATTCGGGTGCCGGTGTTCACCCTGGGGGGAGATCCGGCCGCGACCCTGGTGGTGGAGGCCGGGCTGGACCGGCTGCAGCACGACCTGGAGTGGTTCCGGGTGGGCGAGAACGGGGAGGCCGTGTGGCTGGGCCCGAACGGCGAGCGCCTGGCCGGCACCGACGAGGTGCCGGTGCCCCCGCCCCCCCTGGGCAAAGGCTGGACCCGGTTCGAGGCGAAGGGCCACACTTACGTGGCCGGCACGGCCCCGGTGCCGATCGGCACGCCCGAGCCCTCCGGCTGGACCGTTGCCCTGGTGCAACCCATCTCCGCCCTCCTCGCCCCGTTCTACCGCGTGGTGGGCCAGCTGGCCCTGCTGCTGGTGATCCTGGCCGCGGCCGTGCTGGCCCTGGCGTGGCGCATGGCCGACAGCTTCGTGCGCCCCCTCCTCCGGATCCGCGACGGCGCCGAGATCGTGTCGCGGGTGAACCTGGGGCACCGGATCGAGGTGGACACCGGCGACGAGCTCCAGGACCTGGCCGAGGCGTTCAACCGGATGGCCGAGTCCCTGTCACGCAGCTACCGGGAGCTGGAGAACCGGGTGGCCGACACCACCCGGGTGCTCCAGGAGGAGCGCAACCGGCTGGCCACGGTGCTGCGGACCATGCGCGAGGGGGTGGTCCTGGCGAACCTGGCCGGGGAGGTGGTCCTCATGAACCCCCGAGCCCGGGCCGTTCTCGAGTCCGGCCCGGAGTCGCCGATCGGGGCTCCCCTCTCGCGCCTGCTGCCCGAGGATCGCACGGCGTTCTACGTGCGGCGGGTCCGGCGCCGCTGGGACGAGGGCAAGGAGGCCCAGGAGGAGGTGGTGTTCCCCCTGGAACGGGGGGGGCTCCTGCGGGGCACCCTGGCCGGGGTTCCCGGCCCGGGCGGCGAGCTGGCCGGTTTCCTGCTGGTGTTCCGCGAAGCCCACCTGAGCCCCGAGGAGCACCGGGCCGACGAGACCCTCATGCAGATGCCGGAGCTCCTGAAGGGGCCGGTGGCCACTTCCCAGGCCCTGTTGGAGGCCCTGGACCGGCACCCCGCCATGAAGCCGGCCCAGCGGGAGCGGTTCCTCCACGCCCTGGCCGAGGAGGCCACACGCATGGCCGAGCGGATCCGGGCCGCCGAGGAGGCCGCGGCCTTGCTGGCCGGGGCCCGGTGGGAGATGGTGCCGGCCGACCCTCGCAACCTCCTGGAGGAGGCGGTGGGCCTGGTGCCCGGGGCCTACGTGAACCTGAGGGACTCGGACCAGACCGTGCCCCGGGTCCTGGTGGAGCCGTTCCTGTGGGTGGCGTCCCTGGCCGCGGCCCTGCGGTGGCTGAGCGAGCGCACCACGGGGTGGAGCCCGGTGGACGTCTCCCTGGAGGTCTCGGACGAGGCGGTTCTCACCGTGCTCCGGATCGCCTCCGGCGGATCCCTCTCGTCCGAGGACCTGGAGCAGGTGGGGGTGGCCGCCAAGGGCGAGCCCCCCCTCCCCCTGGGCGAGGCGGTACGCCGGAACCGGGGCGAGCTGTGGATCCGCACCGGGGACGAGGGGGCCCAGGAGGTATGCTTCGGTCTGGAGAGGGCCACCCGGCGGCTGGAGGAGGAGCCCCGGCCCGGAATCTTGGACGACCAGCCCGAGTTCTACGACTTCGACCTGTTCCTGCCCCGGCCGGCGTTGGAAGGCCCCGAGCTGCTCGGCACCCCCCTTCGGGATCTGGAGGCCGTGGTGCTCGACACCGAGACCACAGGCCTCGAGCCGTCCAAGGGGGACCGGATCATCAGCCTGAGCGCCGTGAAGATCCGGGGGGGCAAGGTGGTGGCGGGAAGCCAGTTCCACACCCTGGTCAACCCCGGCCGCCCCATCCCGGCGGCCTCCAGCGAGTTTCACGGGCTCCGGGACGAGGACGTGGCCGACGCCCCCCCGCTCGCGGAGGTGCTGCCCAAGTTCCACGCCTTCGTGGGCAGCGCCGTGCTGGTGGCCCACAACGCGGCCTTCGACAAGAAGTTCCTGGACATGGGGGCCCGGGAGGCGGGCCTGCCTCTCCTGGAGAACCCGGTCCTGGACACCCTGTTCCTGTCGTACGGGGTCCACAAGGACCTGGAAGGGCACAACCTGGACGCCATCGCCGAGCGGCTGGGGGTCACCATCGAGGGACGCCACACCTCCCTGGGCGACGCCCGGGCCACGGCCGAGATCTTCCTGCGGCTGATCCCCCTGCTCGAGGCCCGGGGCATCCGGACCCTGGGCGAGGCCAAGGCGTTCTGCGACCGGATGCTGCTGCTGCGCTGGCAGTCGTCGAGGTTTTGA
- a CDS encoding response regulator transcription factor, whose amino-acid sequence MEPKKKIKVLAVDDEPNILLSLEYILEQEGYDVHVARDGDEAIERADEIRPDVVLLDVAMPRKDGYEVCRALRQNENLASTRIVMLTAKGQPLERKKGLEVGADLYVTKPFATDELLDKIRKVLSG is encoded by the coding sequence ATGGAGCCGAAGAAGAAAATCAAGGTCCTGGCGGTGGACGACGAACCGAACATCCTGCTGTCGCTGGAGTACATCCTGGAGCAGGAGGGCTACGACGTGCACGTGGCCCGCGACGGGGACGAGGCCATCGAACGGGCCGACGAAATCCGGCCGGACGTGGTGCTGCTGGACGTGGCCATGCCCCGGAAGGACGGGTACGAGGTCTGCCGGGCCCTGCGCCAGAACGAGAACCTGGCTTCCACCCGGATCGTGATGCTCACGGCCAAGGGCCAGCCCCTGGAGCGCAAGAAGGGCCTGGAGGTGGGGGCGGACCTGTACGTGACCAAGCCGTTCGCCACCGACGAGCTCCTCGACAAGATCCGCAAGGTGCTGTCCGGATGA
- a CDS encoding porin family protein, which produces MIARVATMALAACMVWAGTAGAFEVGARAAYWIPQLSGDVRLDDGTRGDTLDFTDDLGVDDESFFFGDAWLWIGDHHLILSGTRVDYSGTKTLAGVTFGGRTFTGRTDASLEYTQLDLAYRYDLIDLENLLAGFSLGPQVQVKYLDGEVRLETTGVEESQSFQIPIPLAGVGGHLGILADLLEVRAQAVGMGYRGNTIVEASAEVSYNPIPFVELVAGYRYFRIDVEADDLTLDYRQAGPYVGIGAKL; this is translated from the coding sequence ATGATCGCACGCGTGGCAACGATGGCCTTGGCGGCCTGCATGGTCTGGGCCGGAACGGCAGGGGCCTTCGAGGTGGGGGCCCGGGCCGCCTACTGGATTCCCCAGCTCTCCGGTGACGTCCGGCTCGACGACGGCACCCGGGGCGACACCCTGGACTTCACCGACGACCTCGGGGTGGACGACGAGAGCTTCTTCTTCGGCGATGCCTGGCTGTGGATCGGGGATCACCACCTGATCCTGTCCGGCACCCGGGTGGACTACTCGGGCACGAAGACCCTCGCCGGGGTGACGTTCGGGGGCAGGACCTTCACGGGTCGCACCGACGCGTCCCTCGAGTACACCCAGCTCGATCTGGCGTACCGGTACGACCTGATCGACCTGGAGAACCTTCTGGCGGGGTTCTCCCTGGGGCCCCAGGTCCAGGTGAAGTACCTGGACGGCGAGGTGCGGCTCGAGACGACGGGGGTGGAGGAGTCCCAGTCGTTCCAGATCCCCATCCCCCTGGCGGGGGTTGGAGGTCACCTGGGCATCCTGGCCGATCTCTTGGAGGTGCGGGCCCAGGCCGTGGGCATGGGGTACCGGGGGAACACGATCGTGGAGGCCTCGGCCGAGGTCTCGTACAACCCCATCCCGTTCGTCGAGCTCGTGGCCGGGTACCGGTACTTCCGGATCGACGTGGAGGCGGACGACCTCACCCTGGACTACCGGCAGGCCGGCCCCTACGTGGGGATCGGGGCGAAGCTCTGA